The Nitriliruptor alkaliphilus DSM 45188 genome includes a region encoding these proteins:
- a CDS encoding putative bifunctional diguanylate cyclase/phosphodiesterase, whose product MTRREIEPRLPVVLRPNAFSAYWWAVVGLATAGILVVARGTSLGALAGIGDAALILIGFVVVGELRPIIASHRTDPDGVNLATAFHFAILLRWGIAPALVAVVLATAVGELTRRKPFHKLGFNLAQYCVSYLAAWGALRLGGWEATPLVPAELRPRDLVLVAAAALVYHVVNLALVGTALAFAGGTPWFATVVDNVGWYTRTTMAVLAIGPLIVVVTAVHAGFLALLVLPLWLVYATAQLSLEREQRAWTDPLTGLANREQLEHLVQQRLEDVQRGLRRVALCVVDLDRFKEVNDTLGHATGDALLRALAARLATAVRGADAVVRLGGDEFVLLLEVEDREVAIEVVERLAAHVHEPYDLAGVRLEVEMSVGVAMLGEDGADLETLLRRADVAMYDAKATGEVISTYRVELERRTPLSGELVADLRRGMARGELELYYQPQVALPGGDVIGVEALVRWQHPERGVLAPGAFLPVIERTSTMRTLTSAVLELAFAQCSRWRQIGISVPVSVNVSMYDLADTSFAERVSAGLVRHHLEAGDIRIEITEQALVGDSAVVLSTLAQLHAAGIELSLDDFGTGHASLTRLARLPISEVKVDRQFVIDLEQDAPAVVAIVRSVLELAHAIGARSVAEGVETEAQWSALEALGCDVVQGYLTGRPMAEEDATWWLVERLAPSSAGELEERFAAAGTDPADR is encoded by the coding sequence GTGACCAGACGCGAGATCGAACCGCGCCTGCCGGTGGTGCTGCGCCCGAACGCGTTCAGCGCGTACTGGTGGGCGGTGGTCGGGCTGGCGACGGCCGGCATCCTGGTCGTCGCTCGGGGCACGTCGCTCGGTGCGCTGGCCGGTATCGGCGACGCCGCGCTGATCCTCATCGGCTTCGTGGTCGTCGGGGAGTTGCGCCCGATCATCGCTTCGCACCGCACCGACCCCGACGGGGTGAACCTCGCCACGGCGTTCCACTTCGCCATCCTGCTGCGGTGGGGGATCGCACCCGCCCTCGTGGCGGTCGTGCTGGCCACGGCCGTCGGTGAACTCACGCGCCGCAAACCCTTCCACAAGCTCGGCTTCAACCTCGCCCAGTACTGCGTCTCCTACCTGGCCGCGTGGGGAGCGCTCCGCCTCGGTGGTTGGGAGGCGACGCCGCTCGTGCCGGCGGAGCTGCGACCGCGGGACCTGGTGCTCGTGGCCGCCGCTGCGCTCGTCTACCACGTGGTCAACCTCGCGCTGGTCGGTACCGCGCTGGCCTTCGCCGGAGGGACCCCCTGGTTCGCCACCGTCGTCGACAACGTCGGGTGGTACACGCGCACGACGATGGCGGTGCTCGCCATCGGCCCCCTGATCGTCGTGGTCACCGCGGTGCACGCCGGGTTCCTCGCCCTGCTGGTGCTGCCGCTGTGGCTGGTCTACGCGACGGCGCAGCTCTCCCTGGAGCGTGAACAGCGGGCGTGGACCGATCCGTTGACCGGCCTGGCCAACCGTGAACAGCTCGAGCACCTCGTGCAGCAGCGGCTGGAGGATGTGCAACGGGGTCTTCGTCGCGTCGCTCTGTGCGTGGTCGACCTCGACCGGTTCAAGGAGGTCAACGACACCCTGGGGCACGCGACGGGTGACGCGCTCCTGCGGGCCCTGGCCGCGCGACTGGCCACCGCGGTCCGCGGTGCCGACGCGGTGGTGCGCCTCGGTGGCGACGAGTTCGTGCTGCTGCTCGAGGTCGAGGACCGGGAGGTCGCGATCGAGGTGGTCGAACGGCTCGCCGCGCACGTCCACGAGCCCTACGACCTCGCCGGCGTCCGCCTCGAGGTCGAGATGAGCGTCGGGGTGGCGATGCTCGGCGAGGACGGTGCGGACCTCGAGACCCTGCTGCGTCGCGCCGACGTCGCGATGTACGACGCCAAGGCGACCGGCGAGGTCATCAGCACCTACCGGGTCGAGCTGGAACGGCGCACCCCCCTGAGCGGCGAACTCGTCGCCGACCTGCGGCGCGGCATGGCCCGGGGCGAGCTCGAGCTGTACTACCAGCCACAGGTGGCCCTGCCCGGCGGGGACGTGATCGGTGTCGAGGCGCTGGTCCGTTGGCAGCACCCCGAGCGCGGCGTGCTCGCCCCGGGAGCCTTCCTGCCCGTCATCGAGCGCACCTCGACCATGCGGACGCTGACGTCCGCGGTGCTCGAGCTCGCCTTCGCCCAGTGCTCGCGGTGGCGTCAGATCGGCATCAGCGTGCCCGTGTCGGTGAACGTGTCGATGTACGACCTGGCCGACACCTCCTTCGCCGAGCGCGTCAGCGCTGGGCTCGTCCGCCACCACCTCGAGGCCGGCGACATCCGGATCGAGATCACCGAGCAGGCGCTCGTGGGTGACAGCGCCGTGGTGCTGAGCACCCTCGCGCAGCTCCACGCCGCCGGGATCGAGCTGTCCCTCGACGACTTCGGCACCGGGCACGCCTCACTGACGCGGTTGGCGCGCCTGCCGATCAGCGAGGTCAAGGTCGACCGGCAGTTCGTCATCGACCTCGAGCAGGACGCCCCGGCCGTCGTCGCCATCGTGCGATCGGTCCTCGAGTTGGCCCACGCGATCGGGGCCCGTTCGGTCGCGGAGGGGGTCGAGACCGAGGCGCAGTGGTCAGCGTTGGAGGCCCTCGGCTGCGACGTCGTCCAGGGCTACCTCACGGGGCGGCCGATGGCGGAGGAGGACGCCACCTGGTGGCTGGTCGAGCGGCTCGCTCCCTCGTCCGCCGGCGAGCTCGAGGAGCGGTTCGCGGCGGCCGGCACGGACCCGGCCGACCGCTAG
- the gatC gene encoding Asp-tRNA(Asn)/Glu-tRNA(Gln) amidotransferase subunit GatC, with the protein MALSDDEVRHVASLARLALTDDEVAALAPQLSAILDYAEHVGEVAAEDVPPTTHPFALTNVTRPDDPRPSMPRADVLAMAPMVEQDRFGVPRIVAEEG; encoded by the coding sequence GTGGCCCTGTCCGACGACGAGGTCCGCCACGTCGCGTCCCTCGCCCGCCTCGCGCTGACCGACGACGAGGTGGCCGCGCTCGCGCCGCAGCTGTCGGCGATCCTCGACTACGCCGAGCACGTCGGCGAGGTGGCGGCCGAGGACGTGCCGCCGACCACGCACCCGTTCGCGCTGACCAACGTCACGCGTCCGGACGACCCGCGGCCGTCGATGCCGCGTGCGGACGTGCTGGCGATGGCGCCGATGGTCGAACAGGACCGCTTCGGCGTGCCTCGCATCGTCGCGGAGGAGGGGTGA
- a CDS encoding isochorismatase family protein yields MTTPATPDTEQVAPRPYDGDTALVVVDVQHDFAHPDGGLFVPGGDRVVEVVDGEVRAALDAGATVAYTQDWHPPTTPHFAKDGGVWPVHCVADTWGAQLHDDLLVEGPVVRKGVDGGDGYSGFSVRDPVSGEEEATELGRLLDEAGVHRVVVVGLAGDVCVKETALDAVRLGYDVELPLPATAFVELEPGDGDRAITELRRAGVLVTGRGPAAAGE; encoded by the coding sequence ATGACGACCCCCGCTACCCCGGACACCGAGCAGGTGGCCCCGCGGCCCTACGACGGTGACACCGCCCTGGTGGTGGTCGACGTGCAGCACGACTTCGCCCACCCCGACGGCGGCCTGTTCGTCCCCGGGGGTGACCGCGTGGTCGAGGTCGTCGACGGGGAGGTCCGGGCTGCGCTCGATGCGGGCGCGACCGTGGCCTACACCCAGGACTGGCACCCGCCGACCACCCCGCACTTCGCCAAGGATGGCGGGGTGTGGCCGGTCCACTGTGTGGCCGACACCTGGGGCGCACAGCTGCACGACGACCTGCTCGTCGAGGGCCCGGTCGTGCGCAAGGGTGTCGATGGTGGCGACGGGTACTCGGGGTTCTCGGTCCGCGACCCGGTCAGCGGCGAGGAGGAGGCGACCGAGCTCGGGCGACTGCTCGATGAGGCGGGCGTCCATCGGGTCGTGGTCGTCGGACTGGCCGGCGACGTGTGCGTGAAGGAGACGGCGCTCGACGCCGTGCGCCTCGGGTACGACGTCGAGCTGCCGCTGCCCGCGACGGCCTTCGTCGAGCTCGAGCCCGGCGATGGCGATCGGGCGATCACCGAGCTGCGACGGGCCGGCGTCCTGGTGACGGGTCGTGGCCCCGCGGCAGCCGGCGAGTGA
- the gatB gene encoding Asp-tRNA(Asn)/Glu-tRNA(Gln) amidotransferase subunit GatB, whose amino-acid sequence MTIGLEVHVELTTRTKMWCGCSTVFGGDPNTNVCEVCTGQPGALPVLNAQALEDAALLGLALQGDIAEVCRFHRKNYFYPDMAKNYQISQYDVPLVHDGWLDVPVGDSGEVHRVGIERLHMEEDTGKSMHVGESGRLHGADRSLIDYNRCGIPLLEVVSRPHVHDPETAQAYLRELVAIVRATGVSDARMEEGSIRCDANVSVARPGQPLGTRCEIKNLNSVRSLGRAIGYEAARQVAVIEDGGTITMETRHWDEGRGVTETLRKKESVTDYRYFPDPDLVEIVSPREWVEGVRARLPELPVATRARLVDAGVPAEAAGTLVGSDLLPRYDEAVAAGASPAAVANWLTGDVTGQLGAAGLTIDEAGITGAHIAELVALVDDGTLSTKLAKQVLEGLVEERGAKSPSRIAADRGLQQVSDEGELRAICEQVVADNTGTVEQIRGGNQKAIGALVGQVMKATKGQADPRKTNELLRDLIG is encoded by the coding sequence ATGACCATCGGCCTCGAGGTCCACGTCGAGCTCACCACGCGGACCAAGATGTGGTGCGGGTGCTCGACCGTCTTCGGTGGGGACCCCAACACCAACGTCTGCGAGGTGTGCACCGGCCAGCCCGGGGCGCTGCCCGTCCTGAACGCGCAGGCGCTCGAGGACGCCGCCCTGCTCGGCCTGGCGCTCCAGGGCGACATCGCGGAGGTGTGCCGGTTCCACCGCAAGAACTACTTCTACCCCGACATGGCCAAGAACTACCAGATCAGCCAGTACGACGTCCCGTTGGTCCACGACGGGTGGCTCGACGTCCCCGTCGGTGACTCCGGCGAGGTGCACCGGGTCGGCATCGAACGCCTCCACATGGAGGAGGACACCGGCAAGTCGATGCACGTCGGCGAGTCGGGTCGCCTCCACGGCGCCGACCGGTCTCTGATCGACTACAACCGCTGCGGCATCCCCCTCCTCGAGGTGGTGTCCCGCCCGCACGTGCACGACCCCGAGACGGCGCAGGCCTACCTGCGTGAACTGGTCGCCATCGTGCGCGCCACGGGCGTCTCGGACGCACGGATGGAGGAGGGCTCGATCCGCTGCGACGCCAACGTGTCGGTCGCCCGTCCGGGACAGCCGCTCGGGACGCGCTGCGAGATCAAGAACCTCAACTCGGTGCGGTCCCTCGGACGTGCCATCGGGTACGAGGCGGCCCGCCAGGTCGCCGTGATCGAGGACGGCGGCACGATCACGATGGAGACCCGGCACTGGGACGAGGGCCGGGGCGTCACCGAGACGCTGCGCAAGAAGGAGTCGGTGACCGACTACCGCTACTTCCCCGACCCCGACCTGGTCGAGATCGTCTCGCCCCGCGAGTGGGTCGAGGGCGTGCGCGCCCGACTGCCCGAGCTGCCCGTCGCGACCCGGGCGCGCCTCGTCGACGCGGGCGTCCCGGCCGAGGCGGCGGGGACCCTGGTGGGCAGCGATCTGCTGCCCCGGTACGACGAGGCGGTGGCCGCCGGCGCCTCGCCCGCCGCCGTGGCCAACTGGTTGACGGGTGACGTCACCGGCCAGCTCGGCGCCGCCGGGCTGACCATCGACGAGGCCGGCATCACCGGTGCGCACATCGCTGAACTGGTGGCGCTGGTCGACGACGGCACGCTGTCGACCAAGCTCGCCAAGCAGGTGCTCGAGGGCCTCGTCGAGGAACGCGGCGCCAAGAGTCCGTCGCGGATCGCGGCCGACCGCGGTCTCCAGCAGGTCTCCGACGAGGGCGAGCTGCGAGCCATCTGCGAGCAGGTCGTGGCCGACAACACCGGGACCGTCGAGCAGATCCGCGGCGGCAACCAGAAGGCGATCGGGGCGCTCGTCGGTCAGGTGATGAAGGCCACCAAGGGCCAGGCCGACCCGCGCAAGACCAACGAACTGCTCCGCGACCTCATCGGCTGA
- a CDS encoding TIGR03621 family F420-dependent LLM class oxidoreductase — MVDELTVSVQAAPDGAAEWVRLARRTESLGFRGLLVADHPGSGPAPFVALAAAAAVTERISLGTYVVNAGAWEPVALASNVATLDVVSGGRAILGVGAGHTPAEWTMRGLPHPDGASRVARMVELTDTTRRLLAGEQVTFAGEHLTLVDARLEEPQAIQRPVPLLVGGNGHRLLRYAAEQADIVALSGLGRTLDDGHRHEVQWSEDRIARSLEHVRAAAAEAGRTPALEALVQHVEVTDAPREAAAALAARVEGLSPDHVLSAPFAWVGTASDIAAELLEHRDRWGISRYVIREAAVDAAHDVLAELP, encoded by the coding sequence ATGGTGGATGAACTCACGGTCAGCGTGCAGGCGGCACCGGACGGTGCCGCCGAGTGGGTCCGCCTCGCGCGCCGGACCGAGTCGCTCGGCTTCCGAGGGCTGCTCGTCGCGGACCACCCCGGCAGCGGTCCGGCCCCGTTCGTGGCGTTGGCGGCGGCTGCAGCGGTCACCGAACGCATCAGCCTCGGGACCTACGTCGTCAACGCCGGCGCGTGGGAGCCGGTCGCGCTCGCGTCGAACGTGGCCACGCTGGACGTGGTCTCGGGTGGGCGTGCGATCCTCGGGGTGGGTGCCGGGCACACCCCCGCCGAGTGGACGATGCGTGGTCTGCCGCACCCGGACGGCGCCAGCCGGGTCGCACGGATGGTGGAGCTGACCGATACGACCCGGCGGCTGCTCGCGGGGGAACAGGTCACGTTCGCCGGCGAGCACCTGACGCTCGTCGACGCACGGCTCGAGGAGCCGCAGGCGATCCAGCGTCCGGTCCCCCTGCTGGTCGGCGGCAACGGGCACCGGTTGCTGCGCTACGCCGCTGAGCAGGCCGACATCGTCGCGCTCTCGGGGCTCGGCCGGACCCTCGATGACGGTCACCGCCACGAGGTGCAGTGGAGCGAGGATCGCATCGCTCGCTCGCTCGAGCACGTCCGGGCAGCAGCTGCGGAAGCTGGCCGCACACCGGCGCTCGAGGCACTCGTCCAGCACGTCGAGGTGACCGACGCGCCACGGGAGGCCGCCGCGGCCCTGGCCGCGCGCGTCGAGGGCCTCTCGCCCGACCACGTGCTGTCCGCACCGTTCGCGTGGGTCGGGACCGCCAGCGACATCGCCGCGGAGCTGCTCGAGCACCGTGACCGTTGGGGCATCTCCCGCTACGTGATCCGGGAGGCCGCCGTGGACGCGGCGCACGACGTGCTGGCCGAGTTGCCCTGA
- a CDS encoding NUDIX hydrolase has protein sequence MAELPRDHEAPRAPVSTCAVAVDVALLTIREGRLMLLLVRPQPDELADRWALPGRRVRDDETLDDTAHRALAELAGLTAPEAHLEQLRTYGDQSRDPRGRVVSVAYLLLTPTTDDPAEGTAAAFFPVDELDLGASAGPEHAPRPGGNERSETGDPVRRFAYDHDRIVPDALERARSKLEYTALATAFVAEPFTLGELRGVYEAVWGVSLDPANFRRKVVSTRDFIVPVEGLAKPGPGGGRPAQRYRRGSAERLHPAMLRP, from the coding sequence ATGGCCGAGCTGCCCCGCGATCACGAGGCCCCGCGCGCGCCGGTCTCGACCTGCGCGGTCGCGGTCGACGTGGCGCTGCTGACGATCCGCGAGGGTCGCCTGATGCTCCTGCTCGTCCGCCCGCAGCCCGACGAACTGGCCGACCGGTGGGCGCTGCCCGGCCGACGTGTCCGTGACGACGAGACCCTCGACGACACCGCCCACCGGGCCCTGGCCGAGCTCGCCGGCCTCACCGCACCGGAGGCCCACCTCGAGCAGCTGCGCACCTACGGCGACCAGTCACGCGACCCCCGCGGCCGCGTGGTGTCGGTCGCCTACCTGCTGCTGACGCCGACCACCGACGACCCGGCGGAGGGCACGGCAGCGGCGTTCTTCCCCGTCGATGAGCTCGACCTCGGCGCGTCCGCGGGGCCCGAGCACGCGCCCCGACCGGGGGGCAACGAGCGCAGCGAGACGGGGGACCCGGTCAGGAGGTTCGCCTACGACCACGACCGCATCGTCCCCGATGCCCTCGAACGAGCGCGGTCGAAGCTGGAGTACACGGCGCTCGCGACCGCGTTCGTCGCCGAGCCGTTCACCCTCGGTGAGCTGCGTGGCGTCTACGAGGCCGTGTGGGGGGTGTCGCTCGATCCGGCCAACTTCCGCCGGAAGGTGGTCTCCACACGGGATTTCATCGTGCCCGTCGAGGGGCTGGCCAAGCCCGGACCGGGCGGTGGACGTCCCGCGCAGCGCTACCGACGCGGGTCGGCCGAACGCCTCCACCCGGCCATGTTGCGCCCCTGA
- a CDS encoding META domain-containing protein has translation MRHRLLVFAFAVVGVLAGCAGGDVADGPASSEELIGRAFASTSVTDRGEVRELAGARIVLEFLQEVDGIVSARWEAGCNISGGRFEAASGRLVPQPGGTSGFDQTEMGCSPEHHADDEWAVDVFGDAAAWTLEGESLVLTTGAVTIELTESTWRRR, from the coding sequence ATGAGGCACCGTCTGCTCGTGTTCGCGTTCGCGGTCGTGGGGGTTCTCGCGGGCTGCGCGGGAGGCGACGTGGCGGACGGCCCCGCCTCGTCGGAGGAACTGATCGGGCGTGCGTTCGCCTCGACGTCGGTGACGGACCGGGGGGAGGTCCGCGAGTTGGCGGGCGCACGGATCGTGCTGGAGTTCCTCCAGGAGGTCGACGGCATCGTCTCGGCCCGGTGGGAGGCTGGCTGCAACATCTCGGGTGGCCGGTTCGAGGCGGCGTCGGGCCGGCTCGTCCCGCAGCCGGGTGGCACGTCCGGCTTCGATCAGACCGAGATGGGGTGCTCACCCGAGCACCACGCGGACGACGAGTGGGCCGTCGACGTGTTCGGCGATGCCGCGGCGTGGACGCTCGAGGGGGAGTCGTTGGTGCTCACGACGGGTGCCGTGACGATCGAACTGACCGAGAGCACCTGGCGCCGTAGGTAG
- a CDS encoding cyclic nucleotide-binding domain-containing protein — MFRRTRSDLKAAWLEQHSRLYGLTRAEIDTLAASADRVTVPAGTVLVRDGQLGREAFLIVRGAVEIRRDGRIVATVGGGDLVGEQALVARAHRNADAVTTVETELAVFDVRSFERALAGSPALRAHVEQTVAARAAA; from the coding sequence GTGTTCCGTCGCACCCGCTCCGACCTCAAGGCCGCCTGGCTCGAGCAGCACAGCCGGCTCTACGGCCTCACCCGTGCCGAGATCGACACCCTGGCCGCGTCCGCCGATCGGGTCACCGTGCCGGCTGGCACCGTGCTCGTCCGCGACGGTCAGCTCGGCCGCGAGGCGTTCCTGATCGTCCGCGGTGCGGTCGAGATCCGCCGCGACGGCCGCATCGTCGCCACGGTCGGTGGCGGCGACCTCGTCGGCGAGCAGGCGCTGGTCGCCCGCGCGCACCGCAACGCCGACGCCGTCACCACCGTGGAGACCGAGCTCGCCGTCTTCGACGTCCGCAGCTTCGAGCGCGCGCTCGCCGGGTCGCCGGCGCTGCGCGCGCACGTCGAGCAGACCGTCGCCGCTCGCGCCGCCGCCTGA
- a CDS encoding nicotinate phosphoribosyltransferase has product MTDPTGSLGLTGLTGPPGPTTALHTDRYELTMLDAAHGGGTIDRPCVFELFGRRLPEGRRYAVAAGLDRALDAIERFRFDDDTLAALQRDRIVREPTLAWLAGYRFEGDVWALPEGEIANPNVPVLTVHATFGEAVLLETVLLSTLNHDTAVASAAARMVAAADGRMLLEFGSRRAHEAAAVHAARAAYVAGFDATSNLEAGRRYGIPTAGTSAHAFTMVHDDELMAFRAQVAALGVGTTLLVDTYDVRQGLRNAVAAAGPDLAAVRIDCGDPVAEAHHARALLDELGAPGTRIVVSGDLDEHRIAACRGAPIDVFGAGTAVVTGSGSPTAGFVYKLVARARSPYGDLEPVAKAGGAKATVGGWKAAARRFDGDTATHDVLHPWGTPPPTSSRPLQIPVVARGERIHRPDLDAVRDHHRRAIAELPPTALALDPGQPALPTVPLEAHDAGGVR; this is encoded by the coding sequence GTGACCGACCCGACCGGCTCGCTCGGCCTGACCGGCCTGACCGGCCCGCCCGGTCCGACCACCGCGCTGCACACCGACCGCTACGAGCTGACGATGCTCGACGCCGCCCACGGCGGCGGCACCATCGACCGCCCGTGCGTGTTCGAGCTGTTCGGGCGCCGCCTCCCCGAGGGCCGCCGGTACGCCGTCGCCGCCGGCCTCGACCGGGCCCTCGACGCCATCGAGCGCTTCCGGTTCGACGACGACACCCTGGCCGCGCTCCAACGTGACCGGATCGTCCGCGAGCCGACCCTCGCGTGGCTGGCCGGGTACCGCTTCGAGGGGGACGTCTGGGCCCTCCCCGAGGGCGAGATCGCCAACCCGAACGTGCCCGTGCTGACCGTGCACGCCACGTTCGGCGAGGCCGTGCTGCTCGAGACGGTCCTGCTGTCGACCCTGAACCACGACACGGCGGTGGCGTCGGCCGCGGCCAGGATGGTCGCCGCGGCCGACGGACGCATGCTCCTGGAGTTCGGCAGCCGTCGCGCCCACGAGGCGGCGGCGGTCCACGCCGCCCGTGCGGCGTACGTGGCGGGTTTCGACGCGACCTCGAACCTCGAGGCGGGGCGGCGCTACGGCATCCCCACGGCCGGCACCTCGGCGCACGCGTTCACGATGGTCCACGACGACGAACTGATGGCGTTCCGCGCACAGGTGGCCGCGCTCGGGGTCGGCACGACCCTCCTCGTGGACACCTACGACGTCCGGCAGGGCCTCCGCAACGCCGTGGCGGCGGCGGGCCCCGACCTCGCCGCGGTCCGCATCGACTGCGGCGACCCGGTGGCCGAAGCCCACCACGCCCGCGCCCTGCTCGACGAACTCGGCGCGCCGGGGACCCGCATCGTGGTGTCGGGCGACCTCGACGAGCACCGGATCGCGGCCTGCCGCGGCGCCCCGATCGACGTGTTCGGTGCCGGGACCGCGGTCGTCACCGGCAGTGGGTCGCCGACCGCGGGGTTCGTCTACAAGCTCGTCGCCCGGGCTCGCAGCCCCTACGGCGACCTCGAACCCGTGGCCAAGGCGGGCGGCGCCAAGGCGACCGTCGGCGGGTGGAAGGCCGCGGCCCGCAGGTTCGACGGCGACACCGCCACCCACGACGTCCTCCATCCGTGGGGCACGCCGCCGCCGACGTCGAGCCGGCCACTGCAGATCCCGGTGGTGGCGCGGGGCGAACGCATCCACCGGCCCGACCTCGACGCGGTGCGGGACCACCACCGCCGTGCGATCGCGGAGCTGCCACCCACCGCGCTCGCGCTCGACCCGGGCCAGCCGGCCCTCCCCACCGTCCCCCTGGAGGCCCACGACGCAGGAGGCGTGAGATGA
- the gatA gene encoding Asp-tRNA(Asn)/Glu-tRNA(Gln) amidotransferase subunit GatA has protein sequence MSDLTSLSAAELAARLQARELSSREAVDAHLDRIAAVDGVEADGDVWVPRAELGPDDVHAYLAVTAAAARAHADDVDARRTAGVELSPLAGVPLALKDVLTMRGAPTTCGSRMLEGWVPPYDATVTGRLRDGDVVVLGKTNMDEFAMGSSTENSAYGPTRNPWDLDRVPGGSSGGSASAVAGLLAPLSIGTDTGGSIRQPAALTGLVGVKPTYGTVSRYGLVAFASSLDQAGPFARTVEDAAMLHELIAGHDPRDSTSVPDPVPPLSATMRDGVEGLRVGVISELRGEGYEPGVARVYDEALARLESLGATLVDVSLPHAAYGLPAYYLIAPSEASSNLARFDGVRYGVRVDAETAEQMNAATREAGFGPEVKRRIMIGTHALSSGYYDAYYLQASKVRTLIARDFAAAFEDADVLVSPTSPAVAFGLGTKTADPLAMYLNDVATVPASLAGVPAMSLPAGLAEAPDAPGSALPVGLQLMAPLLRDDLLYRVGWAFEQATGFSPLPTGDRAVAVEVAPASGGPREVNQ, from the coding sequence ATGTCGGACCTCACCAGCCTGTCGGCTGCCGAGCTGGCGGCCCGCCTCCAGGCCCGTGAGCTGTCGTCGCGCGAGGCCGTCGACGCTCACCTCGATCGCATCGCGGCCGTCGACGGCGTCGAGGCCGACGGTGACGTGTGGGTGCCGAGGGCCGAGCTCGGCCCCGACGACGTGCACGCCTACCTGGCCGTGACCGCAGCGGCCGCCCGGGCGCACGCCGACGACGTCGATGCCCGCCGCACCGCCGGCGTCGAACTGTCGCCGCTGGCCGGTGTCCCGCTCGCCCTGAAGGACGTGCTGACGATGCGGGGCGCGCCGACGACCTGCGGGTCGCGGATGCTCGAGGGCTGGGTGCCGCCGTACGACGCCACCGTCACCGGGCGGCTGCGCGACGGCGACGTGGTGGTGCTCGGCAAGACGAACATGGACGAGTTCGCCATGGGCTCGTCCACCGAGAACTCGGCCTACGGCCCCACGCGCAACCCGTGGGACCTCGACCGGGTGCCGGGCGGTTCCTCGGGCGGGTCGGCGTCCGCCGTCGCCGGCCTGCTGGCGCCGCTGTCGATCGGGACCGACACCGGCGGGTCGATCCGCCAGCCGGCGGCGCTCACGGGTCTCGTGGGGGTCAAGCCGACCTACGGCACGGTGTCGCGGTACGGCCTGGTGGCGTTCGCGTCCTCGCTCGACCAGGCGGGACCGTTCGCCCGGACGGTCGAGGACGCGGCGATGCTGCACGAGCTGATCGCCGGTCACGACCCGCGGGATTCGACGTCCGTGCCGGACCCGGTGCCGCCGCTGTCCGCCACCATGCGCGACGGGGTCGAGGGCCTGCGCGTCGGGGTCATCTCCGAGCTGCGGGGCGAGGGCTACGAGCCCGGCGTCGCCCGGGTCTACGACGAGGCGCTCGCGAGGCTCGAGTCCCTCGGCGCCACCCTGGTGGACGTCTCGCTGCCCCACGCGGCCTACGGCCTGCCGGCCTACTACCTGATCGCACCGTCCGAGGCGTCCTCGAACCTCGCCCGCTTCGACGGCGTCCGGTACGGGGTCCGGGTCGACGCCGAGACCGCCGAGCAGATGAACGCCGCCACCCGTGAGGCCGGGTTCGGGCCCGAGGTCAAGCGACGCATCATGATCGGGACCCACGCCCTGTCGTCGGGGTACTACGACGCCTACTACCTGCAGGCGTCGAAGGTCCGCACGCTCATCGCCCGGGACTTCGCGGCTGCCTTCGAGGACGCCGACGTCCTGGTCAGCCCGACCTCGCCGGCCGTCGCGTTCGGCCTCGGCACCAAGACCGCCGACCCGCTCGCGATGTACCTCAACGACGTCGCGACGGTCCCGGCGTCGCTGGCCGGCGTGCCGGCGATGTCGCTGCCCGCGGGCCTGGCCGAGGCGCCCGACGCGCCGGGCAGCGCCCTGCCGGTCGGCCTCCAGCTCATGGCGCCGCTGCTACGAGACGACCTGCTGTACCGGGTCGGGTGGGCGTTCGAGCAGGCGACCGGGTTCTCGCCGCTGCCCACCGGCGATCGGGCCGTGGCCGTGGAGGTGGCCCCGGCATCGGGTGGGCCCCGGGAGGTGAACCAGTGA